One stretch of Variovorax sp. 54 DNA includes these proteins:
- the rph gene encoding ribonuclease PH, with the protein MTAFTRSGGRAADQLRPVRITRGFTIHAEGSVLIEFGQTRVLCTASVEEKVPPHKKGSGEGWVTAEYGMLPRATHTRSSREAAKGKQTGRTQEIQRLIGRSMRAVFDLAALGERTIHLDCDVLQADGGTRTAAITGAFVAAQDAVDKLLASGAIKTSPIKGQVAAISVGIVGGTPLLDLEYTEDSACDTDMNVVMTGAGHFVEVQGTAEGVAFTRDEMNLLLGLAEKGIGELVSLQQQALLSN; encoded by the coding sequence ATGACTGCTTTCACACGAAGCGGCGGCCGCGCCGCCGACCAGCTGCGCCCCGTGCGCATCACCCGCGGCTTCACCATCCATGCCGAAGGCTCCGTGCTCATCGAGTTCGGCCAGACCCGCGTGCTGTGCACCGCCTCCGTCGAAGAAAAAGTGCCGCCGCACAAGAAGGGCAGCGGCGAAGGCTGGGTGACGGCCGAATACGGCATGCTGCCGCGCGCCACCCACACCCGCAGCAGCCGCGAAGCCGCCAAGGGCAAGCAGACCGGCCGCACGCAGGAAATCCAGCGCCTCATCGGCCGCTCGATGCGCGCCGTGTTCGACCTCGCCGCGCTCGGCGAACGCACCATCCACCTCGACTGCGATGTGCTGCAGGCCGACGGCGGCACGCGCACCGCGGCCATCACCGGCGCCTTCGTGGCCGCACAGGACGCCGTCGACAAGCTGCTGGCCTCCGGCGCCATCAAGACCTCGCCCATCAAGGGCCAGGTGGCCGCCATCTCGGTGGGCATCGTCGGCGGCACGCCGCTGCTCGACCTCGAATACACCGAAGACTCGGCCTGCGACACCGACATGAACGTCGTCATGACCGGCGCCGGTCACTTCGTCGAAGTGCAGGGCACGGCCGAAGGCGTGGCCTTCACGCGCGACGAAATGAACCTCCTGCTTGGCCTGGCCGAAAAGGGCATCGGCGAACTCGTGAGCCTGCAGCAGCAAGCCCTGCTTTCGAACTGA
- a CDS encoding PP2C family protein-serine/threonine phosphatase → MKFSVFQVSRKGGRVKNEDRMGYCYTRESGLFVLADGMGGHPEGEVAAQLALQTIAALYQREARPTVKDVKAFLAESAMSAHQQIMRYASHKAMLDTPRTTVVAAVLQNATATWLHCGDSRLYVVRDGRLLTRTRDHSHAERPKPHGATDAPVNRNLLLTCLGSPTTPLFDVSAPLPLQRGDRLMLCSDGVWGVLDDAVIVHTLSSGKPVSDAAPDLAEMALRKGGAHSDNVTLIALEWEMPETPGDDRGVSTETIDDGVFASTIQAGMPSDSEIDDLDEDAIERSIAEINEAIRRSAARKT, encoded by the coding sequence ATGAAGTTCTCCGTGTTCCAGGTCAGCCGCAAGGGCGGCCGCGTCAAGAACGAAGACCGCATGGGCTACTGCTACACGCGGGAGTCGGGTCTGTTCGTGCTCGCCGATGGCATGGGCGGTCACCCGGAAGGCGAAGTGGCGGCCCAGCTGGCGCTGCAGACCATCGCCGCGCTGTACCAGCGCGAGGCCCGCCCCACCGTGAAGGACGTGAAGGCCTTCCTGGCCGAATCGGCCATGTCGGCGCACCAGCAGATCATGCGGTACGCCAGCCACAAGGCGATGCTCGACACGCCCCGCACCACCGTGGTTGCGGCCGTGCTGCAGAACGCCACCGCCACCTGGCTGCATTGCGGCGACTCGCGCCTCTACGTCGTGCGCGACGGCCGCCTGCTGACCCGCACGCGCGATCACTCGCACGCCGAGCGCCCCAAACCCCATGGCGCCACCGACGCGCCCGTCAACCGCAACCTGCTGCTGACCTGCCTGGGCTCGCCCACCACGCCGCTGTTCGACGTGTCGGCGCCTCTGCCGCTGCAGCGCGGCGACCGCCTCATGCTGTGCTCCGATGGCGTCTGGGGCGTGCTCGACGACGCCGTCATCGTGCACACCCTGTCGTCCGGCAAGCCCGTGTCCGACGCTGCGCCCGACCTCGCCGAGATGGCGCTGCGCAAGGGCGGCGCCCACAGCGACAACGTGACGCTCATCGCGCTCGAATGGGAAATGCCCGAGACGCCCGGCGACGACCGCGGCGTGTCCACCGAAACCATCGACGACGGCGTGTTCGCCTCGACCATCCAGGCCGGCATGCCGTCCGACAGCGAGATCGACGACCTCGACGAAGACGCCATCGAGCGCTCCATCGCCGAGATCAACGAAGCCATCCGCCGCTCCGCTGCACGCAAGACCTGA
- a CDS encoding serine/threonine protein kinase, translating into MSKVKPTPLLPDTVIGGYRVVRRLSAGGFGVVYLAIDPNGQQVAVKEYLPSSLATRGPGELAPQVPPEKLSLYRLGLKSFFEEGRSLAQISHASVVSVLNFFRENETVYMVMNYLEGATLQDFVVTARDLKRQKVFRESTIRSLFDEILRGLRIVHQYKMLHLDIKPANIFVTDDDRAVLIDFGAAREVLSKEGIFIRPMYTPGFAAPEMYRRDSSMGPWTDIYAIGACIYACMQGYPPNDAPRRIEKDRLSLSLSRLRGVYSDNLIEVVEWCMSLDPLSRPQSVFALQKELSREGERRYTKLTVGEKVRLSIDNIRSFDKKSLPRAVAPTTRPA; encoded by the coding sequence ATGTCAAAGGTCAAGCCTACGCCCCTGTTGCCCGATACGGTCATTGGCGGATATCGCGTTGTTCGCCGGCTTTCAGCAGGCGGTTTCGGCGTGGTCTACCTCGCGATCGACCCGAACGGCCAGCAGGTGGCCGTCAAGGAATACCTGCCGTCGTCGCTCGCCACCCGGGGCCCCGGCGAGCTGGCGCCGCAGGTGCCGCCCGAGAAGCTGTCGCTGTACCGCCTGGGGCTCAAGAGCTTTTTCGAAGAAGGCCGCTCGCTCGCGCAAATTTCGCATGCGTCGGTGGTCAGCGTGCTCAATTTCTTTCGCGAGAACGAAACCGTCTACATGGTCATGAACTACCTGGAGGGCGCGACCCTGCAGGATTTCGTGGTCACGGCGCGCGACCTGAAGCGGCAAAAGGTGTTCCGCGAGTCGACCATCCGTTCGCTGTTCGACGAAATCCTGCGCGGCCTGCGCATCGTCCACCAGTACAAGATGCTGCACCTGGACATCAAGCCCGCCAACATCTTCGTCACCGACGACGACCGCGCCGTGCTGATCGACTTCGGCGCCGCGCGCGAAGTGCTCAGCAAAGAAGGCATCTTCATCCGCCCCATGTACACGCCCGGCTTCGCCGCCCCCGAGATGTACCGGCGCGATTCGTCGATGGGCCCCTGGACCGACATCTACGCCATCGGCGCCTGCATCTACGCCTGCATGCAGGGTTATCCGCCCAACGACGCGCCGCGTCGCATCGAAAAAGACCGCCTGAGCCTGTCGCTCTCGCGCCTGCGCGGCGTGTATTCCGACAACCTCATCGAGGTGGTCGAATGGTGCATGTCGCTCGACCCGCTCTCGCGCCCGCAGTCGGTCTTTGCGCTGCAAAAAGAACTCAGCCGCGAAGGCGAGCGCCGCTACACCAAGCTCACGGTCGGCGAAAAGGTGCGCCTGTCGATCGACAACATCCGCTCCTTCGACAAGAAGAGCCTGCCGCGCGCCGTCGCGCCCACCACCCGTCCGGCCTGA